In a single window of the Myxococcales bacterium genome:
- a CDS encoding rhomboid family intramembrane serine protease, whose amino-acid sequence MSDPEANLTATPATPEADGFPLATTRSRADTWALVLKSQGISAQVLRTDSGYAVVVASEDSQTAREIIALWVNENRPRPTPPEAQLPNTRRPGDIAVAYALALLVLALYLLLERHGDEALAHRVGSANAYYILRGELWRIFTALTLHKDLAHALGNTLIGGLFLASLAGRVGAGVALAGALASGALGNLADAIHHQTGHNSIGASTAVFGVVGLLCGIEAWRRQRLALPWRGAWVPIGAGIGLLAMLGSGGSEVDFGAHVYGLLCGMGLGVLFAPMLSPEPPRVLVQLLTGLLSTATLALAWAIAWLPAIR is encoded by the coding sequence GTGAGTGACCCCGAAGCGAATTTGACCGCGACTCCCGCCACGCCAGAGGCAGACGGCTTCCCGCTTGCGACGACGCGCAGCCGGGCCGATACCTGGGCCCTGGTGCTCAAGTCCCAAGGCATTTCCGCTCAGGTCCTGCGCACGGATTCGGGCTACGCGGTAGTCGTAGCCAGCGAAGACAGCCAGACTGCCCGGGAGATCATCGCGCTGTGGGTCAACGAAAATCGACCCCGTCCCACTCCGCCGGAGGCGCAACTGCCCAATACCCGGCGCCCGGGCGACATCGCCGTCGCCTATGCTTTGGCGCTACTCGTGCTGGCGCTCTACTTGCTCCTCGAGCGTCATGGCGACGAGGCATTGGCGCACCGGGTCGGCAGCGCGAACGCGTACTACATTCTGCGCGGCGAACTGTGGCGCATTTTCACCGCCCTGACACTGCACAAAGACCTCGCCCACGCCCTCGGCAACACGTTGATCGGTGGACTTTTCCTCGCCTCGCTCGCGGGACGGGTTGGGGCCGGCGTGGCCCTGGCCGGAGCCCTGGCCTCCGGCGCGCTCGGAAACCTCGCCGACGCAATTCACCACCAGACGGGACACAACTCGATCGGCGCATCCACTGCAGTATTTGGGGTCGTGGGGCTCTTGTGTGGCATCGAGGCCTGGCGCCGCCAGCGCCTGGCCCTGCCCTGGCGAGGGGCCTGGGTGCCCATCGGCGCAGGCATCGGCTTGCTCGCAATGCTCGGCTCCGGAGGCAGCGAAGTAGACTTCGGCGCTCACGTCTACGGCCTGCTCTGCGGAATGGGCTTGGGGGTTTTATTTGCACCGATGCTGAGTCCGGAGCCTCCGCGTGTTCTCGTTCAGCTCCTCACTGGCTTGTTGAGCACGGCTACCCTTGCCCTCGCGTGGGCAATCGCCTGGCTGCCAGCCATCCGTTGA
- a CDS encoding outer membrane beta-barrel protein has translation MNRLLSTVALALACQFLMTSIVSAQAVPANPASPARSADPVKLWSFRGGLGFTADPDSFLINFEADRLMRDEVAVGFAIQLGLDDNLMLVSPMVFTRYLFDWSGQTSEFARKVKPYAQAGMGLTHLDKDKGSKSGTDTEFLMSFGAGLDYPLNDSIDIGSRMLLNIIPSKVGGDRIYFSWEMISVRYRW, from the coding sequence ATGAATAGACTACTCAGCACCGTGGCGCTGGCACTCGCTTGCCAGTTTTTGATGACTTCAATCGTGAGCGCGCAAGCGGTTCCGGCGAATCCCGCAAGCCCCGCCAGATCCGCCGACCCCGTGAAACTCTGGTCCTTTCGCGGGGGACTCGGCTTTACCGCGGACCCGGACTCGTTTTTGATCAACTTCGAAGCCGACCGTCTCATGCGCGATGAGGTCGCGGTCGGGTTTGCGATTCAACTCGGTTTAGATGACAACCTCATGCTCGTCTCCCCCATGGTGTTCACTCGCTATCTGTTCGACTGGTCGGGTCAAACAAGCGAATTCGCCAGGAAGGTCAAACCCTACGCCCAAGCTGGGATGGGGCTTACACACCTCGATAAGGACAAGGGCAGCAAAAGCGGGACTGATACTGAGTTCTTGATGAGTTTTGGGGCCGGGTTGGATTATCCGCTGAACGATTCAATCGATATCGGCAGCCGGATGTTGCTCAACATCATTCCGTCCAAGGTCGGGGGCGACCGAATCTACTTCAGCTGGGAGATGATATCGGTTCGCTATAGGTGGTAA